ATGGCCTTGGCCACCACTTCGACGCTCACGCCCAAATCAGCCGCCTTGTCGCGCTCCACCTCGATGCGCAACTCGGGCTTGTTCAGCCGCAAGTCCACGTCGGGCGAGACAATGCCCGGGTTCTTGGCCATCTCGTCAAGCATCCGGCGCACCACGGCGTTGAGGTTCTGGTAGCTGTCCGAGGTCTGGATGACGAAATTCAGCGGCCGTTCACGAAAACCCTGGCCCAGCGAAGGCGGCGTGATCGAAAAAGCCGTCACGCCGGGCAGCGCATTGAACCTGGGCTGCAGCTCGCGCGCCATGTCCATGGTCGAACGGCTGCGGTCCTCCCAGTCCACCGTGCGATAGACCACGCTGGCCTGCGCCACCGTCGGGTTGCCGACGTTGGCAAAGATGCGGTCGAATTCCTTGAACGGCTGGCCCATCTTTTCCAGCGCCTGGGCGTAGCGGTTGGTGTAGTCGAGCGTCGAGCCGTCCGGCGCATTGACGCTGGCCAGGATCACGCCCCGGTCTTCCATCGGCGAGAGTTCCTGCTTCATGGTCGGAAACACCAGCACGATGGCCGCGCCACTGACCAGCATCACGGCCACCACGATCCAGCGCGCCTGGAACACAAAGCCCTTGACCCGCTGGCCGATGCTGCGGTCGTGCGCCGGCGACTGAAAGCGCGCCGTGACGATCCAGCGCAGCAGCGCGCCGTAGCGCTCCGAAATGCCCGTCAGCACGCGCTCCATGGTGCGGTCGAAGCGGTTCGGCTTGGGGTTGTGCTTGAGGAGCACGGTGCACAGCATGGGCGTGAGCGTCAGCGCGACAAAGCCCGACACCACCACCGCGCCGGCCAGCGCCAGTGCGAACTCGACGAACAGCCGCCCGGTGCGCCCCGGCGTGAAGGCCAGCGGCGCATACACCGCGACCAGCGTGGCGGTCATGGTGATGATGGCAAACCCGATCTCGCGCGCGCCCTTGATGCCGGCCGAAAATGGGTCCATGCCCTCCTCGATATGCCGGAAAATGTTTTCCAGCATCACGATGGCATCGTCCACCACCAGGCCAATGGCCAGCACCAGCGCCAGCAGCGTGAGCGTGTTGATGGTGAAGCCGGCCAGCGCCATCAGCGCAAAGGTGCCGATCAGGCTGACCGGAATCGTGATGATCGGAATGATGGACGCGCGCAGCGTGCGCAGGAACACAAAAATCACCAGCGCCACCAGCAGCACGGCTTCAAAAATGGTCCGGTACACGTTCTTGACCGAGCGGTCGATGAACACCGAGTTGTCGTTGGCGATGTCGATCAGCACATCGGGCGGCAAATCGGCCTTGAGCTTCGGGATCACGTCCTGCACGCCCCTAGACAGGTCCAGCGGATTGGCCGTCGCCTGGCGGATCACGCCGACGCCGACCGCCGGGCGGCCGTTCAGCCGGACCGCCGTGCGCTCATCGGCAGCGCCTTCCTCGACACGCGCCACGTCGCGCACCCTGACGGAAAAGCCGTTGACGGTCTTGATGACGATCTCGCCGAACTGGGCCGGCTTGAGCAGGTCGGTCTGCGAGGTCACGCTGAATTCGCGCTGCTGCGACTCAATCCGCCCGGCCGGCAGTTCCAGGTTGCTGCGCCGAATCGCATCCTCGACATCCTGCGTCGTCAGCCGGTAAGACGCCAGCTTGTCGGTGTCGAGCCAGACGCGCATGGCGTACTTGCGTTCGCCGAAGATGCGCACGTCGGCCACGCCGGTCACGGTCTGCAGGCGCGGCTTGACGATGCGGTTGACCAGGTCGTTGATCTGCAGCGGCGTCATCGAATCGCTGGAAAAAGCCAGCTGGATGACCGGAAAGGCGTCGGCCTCGACCTTGGCGATCACCGGCTCCTCAATCGCTTGCGGCAGGCGGTTGCGCACCCGCGAGGTGCGGTCGCGCACCTCGGCGGCGGCGGAATCGGCGTCTTTTTCAAGCCGGAAGCGCACGCTGATCTGCCCCTGGTCGGCGCGGCTGATCGAGGTGATCACGTCCACGCCGTCGATTCCGGCAATCGAATCCTCCAGCGGCTTGGTCACCTGCGACTCGATCACCTCGGCCGACGCGCCGGCGTAGCGAACGCTCACGGTCACGACTGG
This DNA window, taken from Polaromonas hydrogenivorans, encodes the following:
- a CDS encoding efflux RND transporter permease subunit, producing the protein MQLAEVSIRRPVFATVLSLLIVLIGAVSFNRLTVREYPKIDEPVVTVSVRYAGASAEVIESQVTKPLEDSIAGIDGVDVITSISRADQGQISVRFRLEKDADSAAAEVRDRTSRVRNRLPQAIEEPVIAKVEADAFPVIQLAFSSDSMTPLQINDLVNRIVKPRLQTVTGVADVRIFGERKYAMRVWLDTDKLASYRLTTQDVEDAIRRSNLELPAGRIESQQREFSVTSQTDLLKPAQFGEIVIKTVNGFSVRVRDVARVEEGAADERTAVRLNGRPAVGVGVIRQATANPLDLSRGVQDVIPKLKADLPPDVLIDIANDNSVFIDRSVKNVYRTIFEAVLLVALVIFVFLRTLRASIIPIITIPVSLIGTFALMALAGFTINTLTLLALVLAIGLVVDDAIVMLENIFRHIEEGMDPFSAGIKGAREIGFAIITMTATLVAVYAPLAFTPGRTGRLFVEFALALAGAVVVSGFVALTLTPMLCTVLLKHNPKPNRFDRTMERVLTGISERYGALLRWIVTARFQSPAHDRSIGQRVKGFVFQARWIVVAVMLVSGAAIVLVFPTMKQELSPMEDRGVILASVNAPDGSTLDYTNRYAQALEKMGQPFKEFDRIFANVGNPTVAQASVVYRTVDWEDRSRSTMDMARELQPRFNALPGVTAFSITPPSLGQGFRERPLNFVIQTSDSYQNLNAVVRRMLDEMAKNPGIVSPDVDLRLNKPELRIEVERDKAADLGVSVEVVAKAIETLLGGRNVTRYKRDAEQYDVVVQTQASGRSTPEDIERIHVRGRNDAMIPLSSLVNVRESVSPRELNHFGQRRSVSITASLAPDYSLGEALGFMDQTAAKVLKTGYSTDLNGTSREFRNSQGALAIVFVLALVFIFLVLAAQFESFVDPLVIMLSVPLSMIGALLALKWSGGSLNVYSQIGLITLVGLITKHGILIVEFTNQLRGQGMEMIDALVKASSQRLRPIMMTTGAMVLGALPLALAHGAGAESRIQIGWVIVGGMSLGTLLTVFVVPTMYALFARKVIPGANKTVAKEQPEAPAAHPELVAK